Proteins from one Gibbsiella quercinecans genomic window:
- the yciH gene encoding stress response translation initiation inhibitor YciH, which yields MNDSNSRLVYSTDVGRVNQPKAAPQRPKGDGIVRIQRQTSGRKGKGVCLISGIDQDDAALSKLAAELKKKCGCGGAVKDGVIEIQGDKRDLLKQLLEAKGMKVKLAGG from the coding sequence ATGAACGACAGTAATAGCCGCCTGGTTTATTCCACCGATGTTGGGCGGGTTAACCAACCCAAGGCGGCGCCGCAACGCCCCAAAGGGGACGGCATTGTGCGTATTCAGCGCCAAACCAGCGGCCGCAAGGGCAAAGGGGTCTGCCTGATCAGCGGTATCGATCAGGACGATGCCGCGCTGAGTAAACTGGCTGCGGAGCTAAAGAAAAAATGCGGTTGCGGTGGCGCGGTGAAAGACGGTGTGATTGAGATCCAGGGAGATAAACGCGATCTTCTCAAGCAACTGCTGGAAGCCAAAGGCATGAAGGTCAAGCTGGCCGGCGGCTGA
- the pyrF gene encoding orotidine-5'-phosphate decarboxylase: MKSGNNKNNNDLNSSPIVVALDYADKGAALAFVDRIDPQDCRLKVGKEMFTLFGPQFVQELQARGFEVFLDLKFHDIPNTTAHAVAAAAELGVWMVNVHASGGARMMAAAKEALQPFGADAPLLIAVTVLTSMAAEDLRAIGIDASPAEHAERLARLTHDCGLDGVVCSAHEAERLKQACGRQFQLVTPGIRPEGSAAGDQRRIMTPVQAQAAGVDYMVIGRPITQSADPAATLKAIRASLA; the protein is encoded by the coding sequence ATGAAGTCTGGAAATAACAAGAACAACAATGACTTGAACTCATCACCGATCGTTGTGGCACTGGATTATGCAGACAAGGGTGCGGCATTGGCCTTTGTCGACCGTATTGATCCTCAAGACTGCCGGCTCAAAGTGGGCAAAGAGATGTTCACCCTGTTCGGGCCGCAGTTCGTGCAAGAGTTGCAGGCGCGCGGCTTTGAGGTTTTCCTCGATCTGAAGTTCCACGATATTCCGAATACCACCGCGCACGCGGTTGCCGCTGCGGCCGAGTTGGGCGTGTGGATGGTTAATGTGCACGCCAGCGGTGGCGCGCGCATGATGGCGGCGGCCAAAGAAGCCTTGCAGCCGTTTGGTGCCGATGCGCCGTTGCTGATCGCCGTTACCGTGCTCACCAGCATGGCGGCGGAAGATCTGCGGGCGATTGGTATCGATGCCAGCCCGGCAGAACATGCAGAGCGTCTGGCGCGCCTGACGCATGATTGCGGGCTGGATGGGGTGGTTTGTTCGGCCCACGAAGCCGAACGCCTGAAGCAGGCTTGTGGCCGGCAGTTCCAACTGGTGACGCCGGGCATTCGTCCGGAAGGCAGCGCCGCGGGCGACCAGCGCCGCATTATGACGCCGGTGCAGGCTCAGGCCGCCGGCGTGGATTATATGGTGATTGGGCGGCCCATCACGCAATCGGCCGATCCGGCGGCCACGCTGAAAGCGATTCGCGCCTCCCTGGCGTAA
- the lapB gene encoding lipopolysaccharide assembly protein LapB has translation MLELLFLLLPVAAAYGWYMGRRSAQHDKQQEANRLSREYVAGVNFLLSNQQDKAVDLFLDMLKEDSNTVEAHLTLGNLFRSRGEVDRAIRIHQALMESASLTFEQRLLAIQQLGRDYMAAGLYDRAEDMFGQLIDEEDFRISALQQLLIIHQATSDWLKAIDVAEKLVKLGKEKQRIEIAHFYCELALQAMGSDDLDKAMSLLKRAAAADKQCARVSIMVGRIYMAQEEYARAVESLKRVLEQDKELVSETLPMLQECYRHLPQQEGEWADFLRRCVEDNTGATAELMLADIVEQHEGRDVAQLYINRQLQRHPTMRVFYHLMDYHLADAEDGRAKESLVLLRDMVGEQIRTKPRYRCHKCGFTAHSLYWHCPSCRAWASVKPIRGLDGQ, from the coding sequence ATGTTAGAGCTGCTGTTTCTGTTGTTGCCCGTTGCTGCCGCCTATGGTTGGTATATGGGGCGCAGAAGTGCTCAGCATGATAAGCAGCAGGAAGCCAACCGCCTGTCGCGTGAATACGTGGCGGGGGTGAACTTCCTGCTTTCCAACCAGCAGGACAAAGCGGTCGATTTGTTCCTCGATATGCTGAAAGAAGACAGCAATACCGTTGAGGCGCACCTGACGCTGGGCAACCTGTTCCGTTCTCGTGGCGAAGTCGACCGCGCCATTCGCATCCACCAGGCGCTGATGGAAAGCGCCTCCCTGACCTTTGAACAACGTTTGCTGGCCATCCAGCAGTTGGGCCGCGATTATATGGCGGCCGGCCTTTACGATCGCGCCGAGGACATGTTCGGCCAGCTTATCGACGAGGAAGATTTTCGCATTTCCGCATTGCAGCAGTTGCTGATTATCCACCAGGCCACCAGTGATTGGCTAAAAGCGATCGACGTGGCGGAAAAACTGGTCAAGTTGGGAAAAGAGAAGCAGCGGATCGAGATCGCCCATTTTTACTGCGAACTGGCGCTGCAGGCGATGGGCAGCGACGATCTGGATAAGGCGATGAGCCTGTTGAAACGTGCCGCGGCGGCGGACAAACAGTGCGCGCGCGTCTCCATCATGGTCGGGCGCATCTATATGGCGCAGGAAGAGTACGCCAGGGCGGTGGAATCGCTCAAGCGCGTGTTGGAGCAGGATAAGGAGCTGGTTAGCGAAACGCTGCCGATGCTGCAAGAGTGCTACCGGCACTTGCCGCAGCAAGAAGGTGAATGGGCCGATTTTCTGCGGCGCTGCGTTGAGGATAATACCGGGGCAACCGCCGAATTGATGCTGGCGGATATTGTCGAACAGCATGAAGGGCGCGATGTGGCCCAGTTATACATCAACCGTCAGTTACAACGTCACCCAACCATGCGCGTGTTTTACCACCTGATGGATTATCACCTGGCGGATGCGGAAGACGGGCGGGCCAAAGAGAGCCTGGTGTTGTTGCGCGATATGGTTGGCGAGCAGATCCGCACCAAGCCGCGCTATCGCTGCCACAAATGCGGCTTTACCGCACATTCACTTTACTGGCACTGCCCGTCATGCCGAGCCTGGGCGTCGGTTAAACCGATCCGTGGCCTGGACGGGCAATAA
- a CDS encoding LapA family protein, whose product MKYLLIFLLVLVIFVISVTLGAHNDQVVSFNYLIAQGDYRVSTLLATLFGVGFVLGWIICGLFYLRTRIALARAERRIKRLELQQEPQTEPVPSAVSKE is encoded by the coding sequence GTGAAATATTTGCTGATTTTTTTGCTGGTTCTGGTGATTTTCGTGATTTCCGTCACCCTGGGGGCGCACAACGATCAGGTGGTGTCTTTCAATTACCTGATAGCACAAGGTGACTATCGCGTATCCACGCTGCTGGCCACGCTGTTTGGCGTTGGTTTCGTCCTTGGCTGGATCATTTGCGGCCTGTTTTACCTGCGCACCCGCATCGCGCTGGCGCGCGCTGAACGTAGAATAAAACGGCTGGAACTGCAGCAAGAGCCGCAAACCGAGCCGGTTCCCTCTGCTGTCAGCAAGGAATAA
- the pgpB gene encoding phosphatidylglycerophosphatase B: protein MLEIAKRTAVGAILLLVMPLSVWFSGWQWQPGGNETVLKALFWVTETVTSPWGTLTSVLLSLWFLWCLRFRLKPAIALVVLLSAAVLIGQGVKNLMKEQVQEPRPYVVWLEQVHGVEGKYFYSLHRKARSALVQQQLLDQPLVPQWLRQHWQFETGFAFPSGHTMFAATWALLGVGLLWPRRHYKTVAVLMVWAVGVMGSRLLLGMHWPRDLAMATLISWLLVTLACCLAQRWFGPLAPQEQEPQRSAQRE, encoded by the coding sequence ATGTTAGAGATAGCAAAACGCACGGCGGTGGGCGCCATTCTGCTGTTGGTCATGCCGTTGTCGGTCTGGTTTTCGGGCTGGCAATGGCAACCTGGGGGCAATGAAACGGTATTGAAGGCCTTGTTTTGGGTCACGGAAACCGTGACATCGCCCTGGGGGACATTAACCAGCGTGCTGCTTTCCCTTTGGTTCCTGTGGTGCCTGCGCTTTCGGCTAAAGCCGGCGATAGCGCTGGTGGTTCTGCTGTCTGCCGCGGTGTTGATCGGCCAGGGGGTGAAGAACCTGATGAAAGAGCAAGTGCAGGAGCCGCGGCCTTATGTGGTGTGGCTGGAGCAGGTGCATGGCGTTGAGGGCAAGTATTTTTACTCGCTCCATCGCAAGGCGCGCAGCGCGCTGGTGCAGCAACAGCTTTTGGATCAGCCGCTGGTGCCGCAATGGCTGCGCCAACATTGGCAGTTCGAAACCGGCTTTGCTTTCCCCTCCGGCCATACCATGTTCGCTGCCACCTGGGCGCTGCTAGGCGTCGGGCTATTATGGCCGCGCCGCCATTATAAAACCGTGGCGGTGCTGATGGTTTGGGCGGTGGGCGTGATGGGCAGCCGTTTGTTGCTCGGCATGCACTGGCCGCGCGATCTGGCGATGGCTACGCTGATCAGTTGGCTGCTGGTCACCCTGGCATGCTGTCTGGCGCAGCGTTGGTTCGGCCCGCTGGCGCCGCAGGAACAGGAACCGCAGCGCAGCGCCCAGCGCGAGTAA
- the ribA gene encoding GTP cyclohydrolase II: MQLKRVAEAKLPTPWGDFLMVGFEELATGHDHLALVFGDISGDTPVLSRVHSECLTGDALFSLRCDCGFQLEAALEHIAEEGRGILLYHRQEGRNIGLLNKIRAYALQDKGADTVEANHQLGFAADERDFTLCADMFKLLGVNAVRLLTNNPKKVEILTEAGINITERVPLIVGRNPKNERYLATKAAKMGHLLDQQ; encoded by the coding sequence ATGCAGCTTAAACGGGTGGCAGAAGCTAAACTGCCAACACCTTGGGGCGATTTCCTGATGGTGGGGTTTGAAGAACTGGCTACCGGGCACGATCATCTGGCGCTGGTCTTCGGTGATATTTCAGGCGATACGCCTGTGCTCTCACGCGTACATTCGGAATGCCTGACCGGCGATGCGCTGTTCAGCCTGCGCTGTGACTGTGGCTTCCAACTGGAGGCCGCACTGGAGCATATTGCCGAGGAAGGGCGCGGTATTCTGCTGTACCATCGCCAGGAAGGCCGTAATATCGGCCTGTTGAATAAAATCCGCGCCTACGCGCTGCAGGATAAAGGAGCTGACACGGTAGAAGCAAACCACCAGTTGGGTTTTGCCGCCGATGAGCGTGATTTCACCCTGTGCGCCGATATGTTCAAACTGTTGGGCGTGAATGCGGTGCGTTTGCTGACCAACAACCCGAAGAAGGTCGAGATCCTGACCGAAGCGGGCATCAATATCACCGAACGCGTGCCGTTGATCGTGGGCCGTAACCCAAAGAACGAGCGTTACCTGGCCACCAAAGCGGCCAAAATGGGGCATCTGCTGGATCAGCAATAA
- the acnA gene encoding aconitate hydratase AcnA, whose amino-acid sequence MSLDLRTKSMDKLAVGDREYHYYSLPLAAKQLGDIDRLPKSMKVLLENLLRHVDGDTVQEDDLAALAGWLQTGHADREIAYRPARVLMQDFTGVPAVVDLAAMREAVLRLGGNVEQVNPLSPVDLVIDHSVTVDEFGDDRAFGDNVRIEMARNHERYTFLRWGQKAFNRFRVVPPGTGICHQVNLEYLGQTVWHTEEGGKRIAYPDTLVGTDSHTTMINGLGVLGWGVGGIEAEAAMLGQPVSMLIPDVVGFKLTGKLQEGITATDLVLTVTQMLRKHGVVGKFVEFYGDGLADLPLADRATIANMSPEFGATCGFFPVDDVTLGYLALSGRSDEQIALVEAYAKAQGMWRNPGDEPVFTSTLALDMSTVESSLAGPKRPQDRVALANVPAAFNAAAELEIGSQSAGTSAVPFTLNGASHTLHSGAVVIAAITSCTNTSNPSVMMAAGLLAKKAVEKGLRTQPWVKTSLAPGSKVVTDYFASAGLTPYLEELGFNLVGYGCTTCIGNSGPLPAPIEQAIKDGDLTVGAVLSGNRNFEGRIHPLVKTNWLASPPLVVAYALAGSMKTDLLNQPLGEGRDGQPVYLKDIWPSSQEIAQAVAKVRTEMFHKEYGEVFNGDADWQAIQVAGSSTYTWQEDSTYIRHPPFFTSMKAQPEPVQDIKNARILAILADSVTTDHISPAGNIKADSPAGRYLSEHGVAADAFNSYGSRRGNHEVMMRGTFANIRIRNEMVPGVEGGITRHVPSQAQMPIYDAAMQYQQENVPLAVIAGKEYGSGSSRDWAAKGPRLLGVRVVIAESFERIHRSNLIGMGILPLEFPQGVTRKTLGLSGDEQISVSGLQVLHPGQTVPVHITYVDGRETVIETRCRIDTGNELVYYQNDGILHYVIRKML is encoded by the coding sequence ATGTCGTTGGATCTGCGTACAAAAAGTATGGATAAACTGGCGGTAGGGGATCGCGAATACCACTACTACAGCTTGCCGCTGGCGGCCAAACAACTGGGGGATATCGACCGGTTGCCGAAATCCATGAAAGTTTTGTTGGAAAACCTGCTGCGCCACGTGGACGGCGATACCGTGCAGGAGGACGATCTGGCCGCGCTTGCCGGCTGGCTGCAAACCGGCCATGCGGATCGTGAAATCGCCTATCGGCCGGCTCGCGTGCTGATGCAAGATTTCACCGGCGTACCTGCGGTGGTGGATTTAGCCGCGATGCGCGAAGCTGTGCTGCGCCTGGGCGGCAATGTGGAGCAGGTGAACCCGCTGTCGCCAGTGGATCTGGTCATCGACCACTCGGTCACCGTCGATGAGTTCGGTGACGATCGGGCCTTTGGCGATAACGTGCGTATCGAAATGGCGCGTAACCACGAGCGCTATACGTTTCTCCGCTGGGGGCAAAAGGCGTTTAACCGCTTTCGCGTGGTGCCACCCGGCACCGGTATTTGCCACCAGGTCAACCTGGAATATCTGGGCCAGACGGTATGGCATACCGAGGAGGGCGGCAAGCGCATCGCTTACCCGGATACCCTGGTCGGCACCGATTCCCACACCACCATGATTAACGGGCTGGGGGTGCTCGGCTGGGGCGTGGGCGGCATTGAGGCCGAGGCCGCCATGCTCGGCCAACCGGTATCAATGCTCATCCCGGACGTGGTGGGGTTTAAACTGACCGGTAAGCTGCAGGAGGGGATTACGGCCACCGACCTGGTGCTGACCGTCACCCAAATGCTGCGTAAGCATGGCGTGGTGGGTAAATTCGTTGAGTTTTATGGTGATGGACTGGCGGATTTGCCGCTGGCTGACCGCGCCACGATTGCCAACATGTCGCCGGAATTCGGCGCTACCTGCGGTTTCTTCCCCGTGGATGATGTTACGCTGGGCTATCTGGCGCTCAGCGGCCGCAGCGATGAGCAGATCGCGCTGGTTGAAGCCTACGCCAAGGCGCAAGGCATGTGGCGCAACCCAGGGGATGAACCGGTGTTCACCAGCACATTGGCGCTGGACATGTCTACGGTGGAATCGAGCCTGGCGGGGCCTAAACGCCCGCAGGATCGGGTTGCGCTCGCCAACGTGCCGGCAGCGTTCAATGCCGCAGCCGAGCTTGAGATCGGTAGCCAAAGCGCCGGTACCAGTGCCGTTCCCTTTACGCTCAATGGCGCCAGCCACACGCTGCATAGCGGAGCGGTAGTGATTGCCGCGATCACCTCCTGCACCAACACCTCTAACCCCAGTGTGATGATGGCCGCCGGTTTGTTAGCCAAAAAGGCGGTTGAGAAGGGGCTGCGCACGCAACCCTGGGTAAAAACCTCGTTGGCGCCCGGCTCGAAGGTGGTGACCGACTATTTCGCCAGCGCCGGGCTGACGCCCTACCTGGAAGAACTGGGCTTCAATCTGGTGGGCTACGGCTGTACCACCTGTATCGGTAACTCCGGGCCGTTGCCGGCGCCGATCGAGCAGGCCATTAAAGACGGCGACCTGACTGTGGGCGCGGTGCTTTCCGGCAACCGTAACTTTGAAGGCCGTATCCACCCGCTAGTGAAAACCAACTGGCTGGCTTCACCGCCGCTGGTGGTAGCTTATGCGCTGGCGGGCAGCATGAAAACCGATCTGCTCAACCAACCGCTGGGCGAGGGCCGCGACGGCCAGCCGGTTTATCTGAAAGACATCTGGCCAAGCAGCCAGGAGATCGCGCAGGCGGTGGCGAAAGTGCGCACCGAGATGTTCCATAAAGAGTACGGCGAAGTGTTCAACGGCGATGCCGACTGGCAGGCAATACAGGTGGCGGGATCCTCAACCTATACGTGGCAGGAGGATTCAACCTATATCCGCCATCCGCCGTTTTTCACGAGCATGAAAGCGCAGCCGGAGCCGGTGCAGGATATCAAAAACGCGCGTATTTTGGCGATCCTGGCGGATTCGGTCACCACTGACCATATCTCGCCCGCCGGCAACATTAAAGCCGACAGCCCAGCCGGGCGGTATCTGAGTGAGCATGGCGTGGCGGCGGATGCATTTAACTCATATGGCTCGCGCCGTGGCAACCACGAGGTGATGATGCGCGGCACCTTTGCCAACATTCGTATCCGCAACGAAATGGTGCCAGGGGTGGAAGGGGGCATTACCCGCCATGTGCCGTCGCAGGCGCAGATGCCAATCTATGACGCTGCGATGCAATATCAGCAGGAAAACGTGCCGCTGGCGGTGATCGCCGGTAAGGAATACGGCTCCGGCTCCAGCCGTGACTGGGCTGCCAAGGGGCCGCGGCTGCTGGGGGTGCGGGTGGTGATTGCGGAATCCTTTGAGCGCATCCACCGTTCCAACCTGATAGGCATGGGGATCCTGCCGCTGGAGTTCCCGCAGGGGGTGACGCGCAAAACGCTGGGGCTGAGCGGCGATGAACAGATCAGCGTCAGCGGTTTGCAGGTGTTACACCCCGGACAGACGGTGCCGGTGCATATCACCTATGTCGATGGCCGGGAAACCGTGATAGAGACGCGTTGCCGCATTGATACCGGCAATGAGTTGGTCTATTACCAAAACGACGGCATTTTGCATTACGTGATCAGAAAAATGTTGTGA
- the cysB gene encoding HTH-type transcriptional regulator CysB produces MKLQQLRYIVEVVNHNLNVSSTAEGLYTSQPGISKQVRMLEDELGIQIFARSGKHLTQVTPAGQEIIRIAREVLSKVDAIKAVAGEHTYPDKGSLYVATTHTQARYALPNVIKGFIERYPRVSLHMHQGSPTQIAEAVSKGNADFAIATEALHLYDDLIMLPCYHWNRAVVVKPDHPLAGKSQINIEELAAYPIVTYTFGFTGRSELDTAFNRAGLTPRIVFTATDADVIKTYVRLGLGVGVIASMAVDPIQDPDLVTVDARDIFSYSTTKIGFRRSTFLRSYMYDFIQRFAPHLTRDVVDTAVALRSNEEIEAMFKDIKLPVK; encoded by the coding sequence CGGGTATCAGCAAGCAGGTGCGGATGCTGGAGGATGAGCTTGGCATCCAGATCTTTGCCCGCAGCGGCAAACACCTGACGCAGGTGACGCCTGCCGGGCAGGAAATCATCCGTATTGCGCGTGAAGTGCTTTCCAAAGTGGATGCCATCAAGGCTGTTGCCGGTGAACATACCTACCCGGACAAAGGTTCGCTGTACGTTGCGACCACCCACACCCAGGCGCGCTATGCGCTGCCCAACGTCATCAAAGGGTTTATCGAACGCTACCCGCGCGTATCGCTGCATATGCACCAGGGCTCGCCAACCCAGATCGCGGAAGCCGTCTCCAAGGGCAACGCCGATTTCGCCATCGCTACCGAAGCCTTGCACCTGTATGACGATTTGATCATGCTGCCTTGCTACCACTGGAACCGTGCGGTGGTTGTGAAGCCCGATCATCCTTTAGCGGGCAAAAGCCAGATTAACATTGAAGAGCTGGCGGCTTACCCCATCGTGACCTACACCTTTGGCTTTACCGGCCGCTCAGAACTTGACACCGCCTTTAACCGCGCGGGGCTGACGCCGCGCATCGTGTTTACTGCCACCGACGCAGACGTGATCAAAACCTATGTGCGTTTGGGGTTGGGCGTGGGGGTGATTGCCAGCATGGCGGTAGACCCGATTCAGGATCCGGATCTGGTCACCGTCGATGCGCGCGATATTTTCAGCTACAGCACCACCAAAATCGGCTTCCGCCGCAGCACCTTCCTGCGCAGCTATATGTATGATTTTATCCAGCGCTTTGCGCCGCACCTGACGCGTGATGTGGTTGATACCGCAGTAGCGCTGCGTTCCAATGAAGAGATTGAAGCGATGTTCAAGGACATCAAGCTGCCGGTGAAATAA